The Latilactobacillus sakei subsp. sakei DSM 20017 = JCM 1157 genome includes a window with the following:
- a CDS encoding magnesium transporter CorA family protein: MLDTYRFDEAKKKLTKHAKIQPNSWINITDPTQEEIDLLTKKLHVPSDFIYYSLDADESARAEHDPDYNATLIIFNMPILEKDDQQADKFRYKTSPLGIIVTDSVILTINKTPVDFLQSFIDNQIKNFNPQEQRRSVLQILYRISTIYLQYLRDINRSRERIENRLQKSLRNEELYDLMGIQRGLVYFMMSLKTDKMVLASLMRSNMLMLNESEIDLLDDIQIENQQAIEMAEISNSIINETADTYSSIINNNMNNVMKFLASYSIMLTIPGLVFSFYGMNVALPLANFKISWIVTIAISLTIAGLLGFRFWRKRYF; this comes from the coding sequence ATGCTAGATACTTATCGCTTCGATGAAGCTAAAAAGAAGTTAACCAAGCATGCTAAAATCCAACCCAATAGTTGGATTAACATTACCGATCCCACGCAAGAAGAAATTGATTTACTGACTAAAAAACTGCACGTCCCTTCCGATTTCATCTATTATAGTTTAGATGCCGACGAAAGTGCGCGTGCCGAACACGATCCAGATTATAACGCGACATTAATCATTTTTAACATGCCGATTCTTGAAAAAGATGATCAGCAAGCTGATAAATTCCGCTACAAAACGAGTCCTCTAGGGATTATTGTAACAGATTCTGTCATCTTAACCATCAATAAAACGCCAGTTGATTTCTTACAGAGCTTTATTGATAATCAAATCAAAAACTTTAATCCACAGGAACAACGGCGCAGCGTCCTCCAAATTCTCTATCGCATTTCGACCATTTATCTGCAATATCTGCGAGATATCAACCGTTCCCGTGAACGTATTGAAAACCGTTTGCAAAAGTCGCTACGTAATGAAGAGCTTTACGATTTAATGGGGATTCAACGCGGGTTAGTTTATTTCATGATGTCGTTAAAAACCGATAAGATGGTACTAGCGAGTTTGATGCGCTCTAACATGTTAATGCTCAACGAATCTGAGATTGACCTCTTAGACGATATTCAAATTGAAAATCAACAAGCGATCGAAATGGCCGAGATTTCCAATTCAATTATCAATGAAACAGCTGATACGTATTCATCAATTATTAATAATAACATGAATAACGTCATGAAGTTTCTAGCATCTTATTCGATCATGCTAACCATCCCCGGCTTAGTCTTTAGTTTCTACGGGATGAACGTTGCCTTACCTTTAGCCAATTTTAAAATTAGTTGGATTGTCACCATTGCGATTTCCTTAACCATTGCGGGGCTCCTAGGGTTTCGCTTCTGGCGGAAACGTTATTTCTAA
- a CDS encoding methyltransferase domain-containing protein has product MKKIDLAQQFLQANLSALQCPICQGAFATISDHQLVCEAGHSFDLAKNGTLYFLPKQMKSEYTKEMLSHRRAFLQAGFFKPFLDEIAKQLTANSRILDVGCGEGTPVYQLAQQVPAQYIGFDISKPAIQLASDYNQEGWFCVADLARMPFADQSLDTVLNIFSPSQYQEFKRVLKPDGQLIKVIPNAGYLHELRELLYQGQEKESYDHGPVLDLFEQHFPGYQEIQVQQKMTLTPETLADLVEMTPLTWTATEAQLQAITLAALPEISLDVTVLVGKQ; this is encoded by the coding sequence TTGAAAAAAATTGATTTAGCGCAACAATTCCTACAAGCCAATTTAAGCGCCTTGCAATGTCCAATTTGCCAAGGGGCGTTTGCCACTATTAGTGATCACCAATTGGTTTGTGAAGCGGGCCATAGTTTTGACTTGGCTAAAAATGGGACATTGTACTTCTTACCCAAACAAATGAAGTCTGAATATACAAAAGAAATGTTAAGCCATCGCCGGGCATTCTTACAGGCCGGCTTCTTTAAACCGTTCTTAGATGAAATTGCTAAGCAACTTACGGCCAATAGTCGGATTCTTGATGTTGGTTGTGGCGAAGGAACGCCGGTTTACCAACTTGCCCAACAGGTACCAGCCCAATATATCGGCTTTGATATTTCTAAACCGGCAATTCAACTGGCCAGTGATTACAATCAAGAAGGTTGGTTTTGTGTCGCTGATTTAGCGCGGATGCCGTTTGCTGATCAGAGTTTGGACACAGTCTTGAACATCTTTTCGCCATCGCAATACCAAGAATTTAAACGGGTGCTCAAACCGGACGGTCAACTCATTAAAGTCATTCCTAATGCCGGTTATTTGCACGAGCTACGAGAATTATTATATCAGGGTCAGGAAAAGGAAAGCTACGATCATGGTCCAGTATTGGACTTATTCGAACAACATTTTCCCGGCTACCAAGAAATTCAGGTTCAACAAAAGATGACCTTAACACCCGAAACACTAGCGGATTTAGTCGAGATGACACCTTTAACTTGGACAGCA